A single genomic interval of Arachis duranensis cultivar V14167 chromosome 7, aradu.V14167.gnm2.J7QH, whole genome shotgun sequence harbors:
- the LOC107496821 gene encoding protein ACCELERATED CELL DEATH 6: protein MSQHTQSQSSSSSSASYDVNNEVEFVPTIVKHGEHEKLELLSEVYHRASGGAATQASYYSSNILKEFKTPTKNTVLHVAAFYGNDEMVDHVARQEPDLIASLNENQDTPLHVAARAGHFSIIKRLLDAYCLNNNGGEARLMDLMKMKNWQGNIMLHEAMMSSTAGTMIFDVLEESSSISFSHHCYELALDEVNREGKSVLCLAVEARLIEAVNRMLDKCPENATPKGLSPLLVAIFNRDKDMVSTILGKKEEWIHLRDPYGGVALHFAAGLGYLEGVVLLLGRCNTCSIEKDESGYLPIHLAAGRGHVEVVKELLLYCPDLNEMRDGSLNSILHIAANSGKLDVVRYILQTPQLDMMINQKNRSGETPLHGATDWGRPNIVYALTSDHRVDLNVVSSSKETPLDTAIKRYHAGGRGKTPSLRRSLTWIALKSAGAKAPRMSEFGFNTVFIFFLYMLLFLPSSSASKFSRFISYYPFIFLASLAEKEPVGPVYFTTIASQIIIPGTTANDDIYRVNFETMQES from the exons ATGAGCCAGCATACACA ATCGCAGAGCTCCAGTTCCAGTTCCGCCAGTTATGATGTTAACAACGAAGTGGAATTTGTCCCTACGATTGTGAAGCATGGTGAACATGAGAAGCTGGAATTGCTTTCAGAAGTGTATCACCGAGCAAGCGGGGGTGCTGCAACACAAGCATCTTATTATTCCTCCAACATTCTGAAAGAATTCAAGACCCCTACGAAGAACACAGTGCTACATGTAGCAGCTTTCTACGGAAATGATGAGATGGTAGATCACGTGGCGCGACAAGAACCTGATCTTATAGCGTCCCTCAACGAAAACCAGGACACTCCCCTTCATGTTGCTGCAAGAGCTGGGCATTTCTCCATTATTAAAAGGCTCTTGGATGCTTATTGTCTTAATAATAATGGGGGTGAAGCAAGATTAATGGATCTCATGAAAATGAAGAACTGGCAAGGGAACATTATGCTACACGAAGCCATGATGAGCAGCACGGCGGGAACTATGATTTTCGATGTACTTGAGGAATCATCATCAATATCATTCTCACATCATTGTTATGAGTTAGCATTGGATGAAGTAAATAGGGAAGGGAAATCGGTGTTGTGCTTGGCGGTTGAGGCTAGGCTCATTGAAGCTGTTAACAGAATGTTGGACAAGTGCCCCGAGAATGCCACGCCAAAGGGATTATCACCCCTTCTAGTAGCCATCTTCAACCGGGATAAAG ATATGGTGAGCACCATATtgggaaagaaagaagaatggaTACATTTAAGGGACCCGTATGGAGGGGTTGCTCTTCATTTTGCAGCAGGTTTAGGTTACCTTGAAGGTGTTGTTCTTTTACTTGGTAGATGCAACACTTGCAGCATTGAGAAAGACGAATCAGGGTACCTGCCAATTCATCTAGCGGCTGGTCGAGGCCATGTGGAAGTGGTTAAGGAATTGTTACTATACTGTCCAGATCTGAACGAGATGCGGGATGGAAGTCTCAATAGTATTCTTCACATTGCAGCTAATAGTGGAAAGCTTGATGTGGTGCGCTACATCCTTCAAACTCCTCAGCTTGACATGATGATCAATCAAAAGAATCGGTCAGGAGAGACTCCTTTGCATGGGGCTACCGATTGGGGTCGTCCCAACATTGTCTATGCCTTAACAAGTGACCACCGGGTTGATCTTAACGTGGTTAGCTCAAGTAAGGAAACGCCTCTTGACACTGCAATTAAAAGGTATCATGCCGGTGGGAGAGGGAAAACACCATCCCTTCGACGG TCGCTTACATGGATTGCACTAAAATCTGCTGGCGCAAAAGCACCACGTATGTCTGAATTTGGATTCAATACTGTGT TTATCTTTTTCTTGTACATGCTCCTTTTCCTCCCATCATCCTCTGCATCCAAGTTCTCTCGCTTCATCTCCTACTACCCCTTTATCTTCTTAGCATCTCTTGCTGAGAAGGAACCTGTAGGACCTGTTTATTTTACTACCATTGCTAGCCAAATTATAATCCCTGGAACAACAGCGAACGATGATATCTACCGCGTCAACTTCGAAACGATGCAAGAATCttag
- the LOC107496896 gene encoding uncharacterized protein LOC107496896 yields the protein MDPKLWHKVAGISGVAALGLGTYGAHFFKPQNPSYKDVWQTASLYHLVHTAALLGAPLTKNPNIFGGLLTTGILAFSGTCYTVAYLEDRKYSRLAPFGGFAFIAAWGSLLF from the exons ATGGATCCTAAACTTTGGCACAAGGTAGCTGGGATTTCAG GTGTAGCTGCACTTGGATTGGGCACTTATGGTGCTCATTTCTTCAAGCCCCAAAACCCTTCTTACAAAGAt GTTTGGCAAACAGCATCGCTTTACCATTTGGTTCACACTGCTGCCTTACTTGGTGCTCCATTGACGAAAAATCCCAATATT TTTGGAGGCCTTCTAACTACTGGCATTTTGGCCTTCTCTGGAAC GTGCTATACTGTGGCATATCTTGAAGACAGAAAATATTCTAGATTGGCTCCATTTGGCGGCTTTGCATTCATAGCAGCTTGGGGTAGCTTGCTTTTCTGA